From Panicum hallii strain FIL2 chromosome 2, PHallii_v3.1, whole genome shotgun sequence, a single genomic window includes:
- the LOC112882886 gene encoding G-type lectin S-receptor-like serine/threonine-protein kinase At1g34300 — MALIADADIVRGTVILVAIVAFLAAVFLFACTRRRGACAGAVVRSTSASQSYAVVSDRQIRHATVERFLWEIRNERPFRFTPRQVARFTRNYSTRLGAGGFATVFRGALPNGLAVAVKVFHAGLGARAEQEQFMAEVGTIGRTHHINLVRLFGFCFDDALRALVYEYMEHGALDAYLLGGRGQDAGVAALCGIAVGIARGIRYLHEECQQKIVHYDIKPGNVLLDGELTPKVADFGLARLVNRADTHVSVSCVRGTPGFAAPEMWMMSGVTEKCDVYSFGMLLLEIVGRRRNFDDAAPESQQWFPKLAWAKYEAGEIMELVAARSGSNGSRSVPAVGDELQRKEMVERMCKVAFWCVQQPPEARPPMRAVVKMLEGEMEIAPPANPFLHLMAAPMVTDQWTRMTRSANSVPEISIEIA; from the exons ATGGCGCTGATCGCAGACGCTGACATTG TGAGGGGCACGGTCATTCTCGTCGCCATCGTCGCGTTCCTGGCCGCCGTGTTCCTCTTCGCGTGCACGCGCCGGCGCGGGGCGTGCGCCGGCGCCGTCGTGCGGAGCACGTCGGCGTCGCAGAGCTACGCGGTAGTGTCGGACCGCCAGATCCGGCACGCCACCGTCGAGCGGTTCCTCTGGGAGATCCGGAACGAGCGGCCCTTCCGGTTCACGCCGCGGCAGGTCGCCCGCTTCACGCGCAACTACTCCACCCggctcggcgccggcggctTCGCCACCGTGTTCCGGGGCGCGCTCCCCAACGGCCTCGCCGTGGCCGTCAAGGTATTCCACGCCGGGCTCGGCGCGCGGGCCGAGCAGGAGCAGTTCATGGCGGAGGTGGGCACCATCGGCCGGacgcaccacatcaacctcgtcCGCCTCTTCGGCTTCTGCTTCGACGACGCCCTGCGCGCGCTGGTGTACGAGTACATGGAGCACGGCGCGCTCGACGCGTACCTCCTCGGCGGCCGGGGCCAGGACGCCGGCGtcgcggcgctgtgcggcatcGCCGTCGGCATCGCGAGGGGCATCCGGTACCTCCACGAGGAGTGCCAGCAGAAGATCGTGCACTACGACATCAAGCCCGGGAACGTGCTCCTCGACGGCGAGCTCACGCCCAAGGTCGCCGACTTCGGGCTCGCCCGGCTGGTGAACCGCGCGGACACGCACGTGTCCGTGTCTTGCGTGCGCGGCACCCCGGGTTTCGCCGCGCCGGAGATGTGGATGATGTCGGGCGTCACCGAGAAGTGCGACGTGTACAGCTTCGGCATGCTGCTCCTCGAGATCGTCGGCCGGCGGAGGAACTTCGACGACGCGGCGCCGGAGAGCCAGCAGTGGTTCCCCAAGCTGGCGTGGGCCAAGTACGAGGCCGGCGAGATCATGGAGCTCGTCGCCGCGCGGAGCGGCAGCAACGGTAGTCGTAGCGTGCCAGCGGTGGGCGACGAGCTGCAGCGTAAAGAAATGGTGGAGAGGATGTGCAAGGTGGCGTTCTGGTGCGTGCAGCAGCCGCCGGAGGCGAGGCCGCCGATGCGCGCGGTGGTGAAGATGCTGGAGGGGGAGATGGAGATCGCTCCTCCGGCGAACCCGTTCCTGCATCTGATGGCGGCGCCGATGGTGACCGACCAGTGGACGAGGATGACGAGAAGCGCCAACAGCGTTCCGGAGATTAGCATAGAGATTG
- the LOC112880043 gene encoding BCL-6 corepressor-like protein 1 — MKSLFYVTFLAILSADLHLCASSRLLLAAEGPVTIPNGQPAAGPAPVPIPPAGVSKIIRANLPKKVPANMQVNTLANLPKKVPANPPINIPVPVPPAGVSDVIPANLPANIPANLQVNMPSNLPRNMPVNVPPPVPTAGVPKIFPTNLPASVPANLHANTPSNLARKVPANLPINIPAPVPPIGKPKIVPTNLPANTPANQHVKTPANLPRKVPPNLPVNVPAPVSPAKVPKIIPTNLPEIIPTNLHVKTPANFSEKIPANLPANVIAPALVPPAGVPEIISTNLTTNIPANLRVNMTTNLPGNMPVNIMAPAPISPAGVPQIIPANISTNMPANLSVNITAPAPVSPAGVPEIIPTNISANVSVNMPANLPGNFMPSNNLPANVPPDVVSRIPPDLLAKLPANVPPDLLASIPPETLANIEASQGQLQTSELIAALPAMQGQLPANLPPEVLAKLPELQNHLPANVTQEMVAGLAAMQQQQQGHPGAPGSAPAAEIPQLPKMPDFSGLADISFPPMPSGPKMPQLPHDMSLFGYDVRIPEFISKMVDDAEQN, encoded by the coding sequence ATGAAATCTCTCTTCTACGTGACTTTCCTGGCCATTTTGTCTGCCGACCTACATCTTTGTGCATCCTCACGTCTCCTCCTAGCTGCTGAAGGGCCCGTGACAATTCCAAATGGCCAGCCAGCAGCAGGTCCTGCACCGGTGCCGATTCCTCCCGCCGGAGTGTCGAAGATCATTCGAGCAAACCTGCCGAAGAAGGTGCCTGCCAACATGCAGGTGAACACATTAGCCAACCTCCCGAAGAAGGTGCCTGCCAACCCTCCGATCAACATTCCGGTGCCGGTTCCTCCCGCTGGAGTGTCGGATGTCATTCCAGCCAACTTGCCGGCGAACATACCCGCCAACCTACAGGTGAACATGCCAAGCAACCTCCCGAGGAACATGCCGGTCAACGTTCCACCGCCAGTTCCTACCGCTGGAGTGCCGAAGATCTTTCCGACCAACTTGCCGGCGAGCGTGCCCGCCAACCTGCATGCGAATACACCAAGCAATCTCGCAAGGAAGGTGCCCGCCAATCTGCCGATCAATATTCCGGCACCGGTTCCTCCCATCGGAAAGCCGAAGATCGTTCCGACCAACCTGCCGGCAAACACGCCCGCCAACCAACATGTGAAGACACCAGCCAATCTTCCGAGGAAGGTGCCCCCAAATCTGCCGGTCAACGTTCCGGCACCGGTTTCTCCCGCCAAAGTGCCCAAGATCATTCCGACCAACCTGCCGGAGATCATTCCGACCAACCTGCATGTGAAGACGCCAGCCAATTTCTCGGAGAAAATACCCGCCAACTTGCCGGCCAATGTTATAGCACCGGCGCTGGTTCCTCCTGCTGGAGTGCCGGAGATCATTTCGACCAACCTGACAACGAACATACCCGCCAATCTGCGGGTGAACATGACAACAAACCTCCCGGGGAACATGCCCGTCAACATTATGGCGCCAGCGCCGATTTCTCCTGCTGGCGTTCCACAGATCATACCGGCCAACATTTCGACGAACATGCCTGCCAACCTGTCGGTCAACATTACAGCGCCGGCGCCGGTTTCTCCCGCTGGAGTGCCAGAGATCATTCCGACGAACATTTCGGCCAACGTCTCAGTGAACATGCCAGCCAACCTCCCGGGGAACTTTATGCCTTCCAATAACCTTCCGGCCAACGTTCCACCAGACGTGGTATCCAGAATCCCACCGGACTTGCTGGCCAAGCTTCCGGCCAACGTCCCGCCGGACTTGCTGGCCAGCATCCCGCCGGAGACGCTGGCCAACATCGAGGCGTCGCAGGGCCAGCTGCAGACCAGCGAGTTAATTGCCGCCCTGCCGGCGATGCAGGGCCAACTACCGGCGAACCTGCCACCGGAGGTGCTGGCCAAGCTCCCGGAACTGCAGAACCACCTGCCGGCCAACGTCACGCAGGAGATGGTGGCCGGCCTCGCCgccatgcagcagcagcagcagggccaCCCCGGGGCGCCCGGGAGCGCGCCGGCCGCCGAAATCCCGCAGCTCCCCAAGATGCCGGACTTCTCCGGGCTGGCGGACATCTCGTTCCCGCCGATGCCGTCGGGGCCCAAGATGCCGCAGCTGCCGCACGACATGTCGCTGTTTGGGTACGACGTCCGGATCCCCGAGTTCATCAGCAAGATGGTCGATGACGCCGAGCAAAACTGA
- the LOC112883452 gene encoding reticulon-like protein B8, producing the protein MAERSENAAGDMMSNIMDAIAENLPNKKSVRFDDGEGSISDQARKLFGGGQGGKKSVHHILGGGKSADVLLWRNKKISSSVLGVATLSWVFFEWLDYHLLTIASFALVVGMAVQFAWSALASNVPRVELPEELFANAGRAAGAQVNRALGALQDISCGRDLRRFLIVIAGFFAAAVVGSFCNLLTVIYIGFVCAHTLPVLYEKYQDQVDEFLYSMLGLLQNQYQKLGSKGVLSKGKLRKSD; encoded by the exons ATGGCAGAGCGTTCGGAGAACGCGGCGGGGGACATGATGAGCAACATCATGGACGCCATCGCCGAGAACCTCCCCAACAAGAAGTCCGTCAGGTTCGACGACGGCGAGGGCTCCATCTCCGACCAGGCCAGGAAGCTGTTCGGTGGCGGCCAGGGCGGCAAGAAGTCTGTCCACCACATCCTGGGCGGCGGGAAATCCGCCGACGTGCTGCTGTGGCGGAACAAGAAGATCTCGTCGAGCGTGCTGGGCGTGGCGACGCTGTCCTGGGTCTTCTTCGAGTGGCTCGACTACCACCTGCTCACCATCGCCAGCTTCGCGCTCGTGGTCGGCATGGCCGTGCAGTTCGCCTGGTCCGCGCTCGCCTCGAACGTGCCCCGCGTCGAGCTGCCGGAGGAGCTGTTCGCGAACGCCGGCAGGGCCGCCGGCGCGCAGGTGAACCGGGCCCTGGGCGCGCTCCAGGACATCTCCTGCGGGAGAGACCTGAGGCGGTTCCTCATA GTGATCGCCGGGTTCTTCGCGGCCGCGGTCGTCGGGAGCTTCTGCAACTTGCTGACGGTCATCTACATCG GGTTCGTGTGCGCGCACACTCTGCCGGTGCTGTACGAGAAGTACCAGGACCAGGTGGACGAGTTCCTGTACAGCATGCTGGGCCTGCTCCAGAACCAGTACCAGAAGCTCGGCAGCAAGGGCGTCCTCAGCAAAGGAAAGCTCAGGAAGAGCGACTAG
- the LOC112881786 gene encoding vegetative cell wall protein gp1-like, with amino-acid sequence MASASGLFATALVVALMLAGSSTSRAARHLADVTPAAAPAAVPGIPAVPKPPVPTVPAVPAVALPPMPAVPTAPTVTVPPVPQVPAATLPPMPAIPAVPAATLPPMPAVPAVPAATLPPMPAAPTTVPNAALPPMPAVPKVTLPPMPAVPKVTLPPMPSIPSGVPMPFLAPPPSA; translated from the coding sequence ATGGCGTCGGCCTCAGGTCTCTTCGCCACGGCGCTCGTCGTGGCGCTCATGCTCGCGGGTAGCAGCACCAGCCGTGCCGCGCGCCACCTCGCCGACGTGACTCCGGCAGCTGCTCCTGCCGCCGTCCCAGGCATTCCTGCCGTGCCGAAGCCGCCGGTGCCAACGGTGCCAGCCGTGCCCGCGGTCGCTCTGCCACCGATGCCCGCCGTACCGACGGCGCCAACGGTCACCGTGCCGCCAGTTCCCCAAGTGCCGGCGGCGACCTTGCCACCCATGCCAGCAATTCCGGCGGTCCCCGCGGCAACCTTGCCACCCATGCCAGCCGTGCCGGCGGTCCCCGCGGCGACCCTCCCGCCGATGCCCGCGGCGCCCACTACCGTGCCGAACGCGGCGTTGCCCCCCATGCCGGCCGTGCCGAAGGTGACGCTGCCTCCCATGCCCGCCGTCCCCAAGGTTACCTTGCCGCCAATGCCCTCGATCCCCAGCGGCGTGCCGATGCCGTTCTTGGCGCCGCCTCCCTCGGCGTAA
- the LOC112881787 gene encoding protein PELPK1-like, protein MASGSPLFATALVMALVLAGSSTSHAARRLADTAPAASPAAVPGIPAVPKPPVPTVPTVPAVALPPMPAMPTVPAVPQVPAIPAATLPPMPAVPAIPAVPTTVPNAALPPMPAVPAVPKVTLPPMPAVPKVTLPPMPTVPKVTLPPMPSVPGVPMPFLAPPPSA, encoded by the coding sequence ATGGCTTCCGGCTCACCTCTCTTCGCCACGGCGCTCGTCATGGCGCTCGTGCTCGCGGGCAGCAGCACGAgccacgccgcgcgccgcctcgcGGACACGGCACCGGCAGCTTCTCCCGCGGCCGTCCCGGGCATCCCTGCCGTGCCGAAGCCACCAGTGCCAACGGTGCCAACCGTGCCCGCGGTCGCTCTGCCACCGATGCCCGCCATGCCGACGGTGCCAGCGGTTCCCCAAGTTCCTGCCATCCCCGCTGCGACCCTGCCACCCATGCCAGCAGTGCCGGCGATCCCCGCGGTGCCCACCACCGTGCCGAACGCGGCGTTGCCCCCCATGCCGGCCGTTCCCGCCGTGCCGAAGGTGACGCTGCCTCCGATGCCCGCCGTTCCTAAGGTCACCCTGCCACCGATGCCCACCGTCCCCAAGGTGACGCTGCCGCCGATGCCCTCTGTCCCCGGCGTGCCCATGCCATTCTTGGCGCCTCCTCCTTCGGCATAG